In Aspergillus oryzae RIB40 DNA, chromosome 6, one genomic interval encodes:
- a CDS encoding 60S ribosomal protein uL15 (60s ribosomal protein L15/L27), with protein sequence MPTRFSKTRKARGHVSAGYGRIGKHRKHPGGRGMAGGQHHHRTNLDKYHPGYFGKVGMRYFHKTNQQFWKPVINLDKLWSLVPAEQRDAYVNGQKTDTAPVIDLLPLGYSKVLGKGRIPEIPIVVRARYFSRDAERKIKEAGGVVELVA encoded by the exons ATGCCTACCCGTTTCtcgaagacaaggaaagc CCGCGGCCATGTGTCCGCCGGTTACGGTCGTATCGGCAAGCACCGCAAGCACCCCGGTGGTCGTGGTATGGCCGGTGGtcagcaccaccaccgtaCCAACCTCGACAAGTACCACCCCGGTTATTTCGGTAAGGTTGGTATGAGGTACTTCCACAAGACCAATCAGCAGTTCTGGAAGCCCGTGATCAACCTCGACAAG CTGTGGTCCCTCGTTCCCGCTGAGCAGCGTGACGCCTACGTGAACGGCCAGAAGACCGACACTGCTCCCGTTAtcgacctccttcctcttggCTACTCCAAGGTTCTCGGCAAGGGCCGCATTCCCGAGATCCCCATCGTCGTCCGTGCCAGGTACTTCAGCCGGGATGCTGAACGGAAGATCAAGGAGGCTGGTGGTGTCGTTGAGTTGGTTGCTTAA
- the chl1 gene encoding DNA helicase (helicase of the DEAD superfamily), with protein sequence MEPQAEEFHHPYSPYDIQLQFMRALYSCIEKGKVAVFESPTGKLAGLSTGTLELLKRFQHKSSAHPRQDEDYGDEDIKILYCSRTHSQLTQFASELRRVNMPSSIPKDFSEGVADTDGLQEGVRHLSLGSRKNLCINPRVSSLDNVTAISERCLDMQQPGVAAEQRCPFLPSNENEAQVLQFRDHVLATVKDIEDIGKLGKDIGICPYYASRSVTKHSEIVTLPYPLLLQRSARDALDLSIKGHVVVIDEAHNLMDAISNIHSVTITLSELQTSLFQLTTYARKFKTRLKGKNRNYIAQVIRLVTSITDHLKTILETSQAPEGPVQPSDLMSGKGVDQINPYKLCRYLRESKLARKVDGYSEFSRERADRQADRKPSTPVLFHIQSFLLPLMNLSAEGKLFYIKAQGDIQLKYMLLDPMNQFREIVDDARAVILAGGTMSPMTDYIHHLFPYVPSSRLGTFSYGHVIPPENLIAQVLGKGVTGTEFDFTFETRDSERMVIPDGVVAFFPSYDYLSQVLSIWKRTLAGEKNRTVYDLIEGKKTILHESRDVTISTEELLQEYASIVGSGRGALLLSVVGGKLSEGINFSDRLGRGVLIVGLPFPNIRSAVWQAKIHYVEQKAYKESSGSDANRQLVAKAAGKDFYENSCMRAVNQCIGRAIRHRNDYAAIVLMDRRYDKPAIQGKLPAWIKQSMASSSALRPAGATIGSLSKFFVAQRTSKT encoded by the exons ATGGAACCCCAGGCAGAAGAGTTCCACCACCCTTATTCGCCATATGACATTCAGCTCCAGTTCATGCGGGCCTTATACTCTTGTATTGAAAAGGGTAAAGTGGCTGTCTTTGAGTCTCCCACTGGTAAGTTGGC CGGTCTTTCCACCGGCACGCTAGAGTTATTGAAGCGTTTCCAACACAAATCATCGGCACATCCCAGACAAGACGAAGATTATGgggatgaagatatcaagataCTTTACTGCTCGAGGACACACTCCCAATTAACACAATTTGCAAGCGAATTGCGAAGAGTCAATATGCCTTCGAGCATACCGAAGGACTTCAGTGAAGGAGTGGCTGACACAGATGGACTCCAGGAAGGTGTAAGGCACTTATCTCTTGGGTCTCGGAAAAATCTGTGCATAAACCCTCGAGTGTCTTCCTTAGATAATGTAACTGCAATCAGTGAACGCTGCTTAGATATGCAGCAGCCAGGTGTTGCCGCGGAACAGAGATGCCCGTTTCTACCATCAAATGAGAACGAGGCGCAGGTTTTACAATTTCGGGACCACGTACTAGCCACAGTTAAGGATATTGAGGATATAGGAAAATTAGGGAAGGATATTGGAATATGTCCCTACTACGCGTCCCGCTCAGTCACCAAGCATAGTGAG ATCGTGACGCTTCCGTATCCCTTGTTGCTTCAGCGGTCAGCCAGAGACGCGCTTGATCTATCGATAAAGGGGCATGTCGTTGTTATTGACGAGGCTCATAATTTGATGGATGCTATATCCAACATCCATTCGGTAACAATCACACTCTCGGAACTGCAAACCTCTCTATTCCAGTTGACAACATACGCAAGAAAGTTTAAAACTCGactgaaaggaaagaacCGGAACTATATCGCACAGGTTATCAGACTTGTCACTTCGATTACTGACCACCTCAAAACAATTCTCGAAACAAGTCAAGCTCCCGAAGGTCCTGTCCAGCCATCAGACCTCATGTCTGGAAAAGGCGTGGACCAGATTAACCCTTACAAGTTATGTCGATATTTACGTGAGAGTAAACTAGCGAGGAAGGTTGACGGTTATTCCGAATTTTCTCGAGAGCGAGCAGACCGCCAAGCAGACAGAAAGCCTTCCACACCGGTCCTATTCCATATACAGAGTTTCCTCCTACCATTGATGAACCTTTCAGCAGAAGGAAAATTGTTCTATATTAAGGCCCAAGGTGATATTCAGTTGAAATATATGCTCCTCGACCCAATGAATCAATTTCGCGAAATTGTTGACGATGCAAGAGCTGTTATCTTAGCTGGCGGAACTATGTCACCT ATGACGGATTACATACATCACTTGTTCCCATACGTGCCATCGAGTCGCCTGGGCACCTTTAGCTATGGTCATGTCATTCCCCCAGAGAATTTGATCGCACAAGTCCTAGGTAAAGGGGTTACAGGTACAGAATTTGACTTTACCTTTGAGACACGGGATTCAGAACGGATG GTTATTCCAGATGGCGTCGTTGCCTTTTTCCCAAGTTATGACTATCTAAGTCAAGTGTTGAGCATATGGAAAAGAACCCTTGCAGGAGAGAAGAATCGTACTGTCTATGACTTGATCGAGGGGAAAAAGACTATTCTGCATGAGTCACGAGATGTGACTATAAGCACTGAGGAGCTTTTGCAAGAATATGCAAGTATTGTCGGATCAGGGCGAGGGGCGTTACTTCTTTCCGTGGTCGGTGGAAAGCTGTCAGAGGGTATCAACTTTTCTGACAGATTGGGGAGAGGTGTGTTGATTGTTGGCTTGCCCTTTCCAAATATACGCAGTGCGGTTTGGCAAGCAAAGATCCACTATGTTGAGCAAAAAGCATACAAAGAGAGCTCGGGCTCCGATGCAAACCGGCAGTTGGTCGCAAAAGCTGCGGGAAAGGATTTCTATGAGAACTCCTGCATGCGGGCAGTCAATCAGTGTATAGGGAGAGCGATTAGACATCGTAATGATTACGCTGCCATCGTTTTGATGGATAGACGTTACGATAAACCCGCTATACAAGGGAAACTGCCCGCTTGGATCAAACAAAGCATGGCGAGCAGTTCCGCTCTGCGGCCAGCTGGGGCAACAATAGGTAGTCTTTCGAAGTTCTTTGTGGCACAAAGGACCAGCAAAACCTAG
- a CDS encoding putative chitin synthase activator (Chs3) (extracellular protein SEL-1 and related proteins) gives MNRPPQGRGQPRLGATWYPGGQDDFYMPEVISPSPQRVMPEVPETMQDNIAHLEHEARSPHRSQYAPVQYDRSHFPERTSSAAVVQGQPITAGYEDTAHYEQAAVYDTMESPNFSAFPVLRNPPPNVPPTDEQREASLERARMAVLSSNDPEMQLAWAQDALAYVEVAVQNEARLSLIQPPRPQTPQVEHQLKVDAMNIVNFLADQHHPKAEFIKGMWLEFGKFGYRVDKKEAFRAYSRAAEKGYARAEYRMGMQFESSGEPEKAIRHYEKGVALADSASFYRLGMMILLGQHGQRQDYQTGLDYIQLAAQSCDENAPQGAYVYGMLLARELPQVSVPENYLPLDVNAARVNIEKAAYHGFAKAQVKMGAAYELCQLGCDFNPALSLHYNALAARQGEPEAEMAISKWFLCGHEGVFEKNDELAFTYAQRAAQSGFPTAEFALGYFYEVGIFVQVDIKEARSWYAKAAANGNKDATSRIDSISRSKTLSRRDHEQVAIARIKSRYGSHQRNESMQSASENLEMPDPSRMSLSDNTPPSAPYPDRPPSRARPVYPPGYSVPDPRPSSAFGINPNIRTSAPNYNRAASYGPGPMGYRSPAPVTPTTSGPASPTSATPKLDIGYSAPIESPNSRRPQRLDSTPPDRRPVRTPVSAQGGPVGSPKPVTSPSSATFPQRSESMPPPSAPLASSTTPKPSSASASVSQKPAAQPAKSQGGLPGKGPKTFEEMGVPTAQKDNDCLSTTGLLWFWTISVNHSPAFL, from the exons ATGAATAGACCACCTCAAGGTCGCGGTCAGCCAAGGCTGGGAGCTACATGGTATCCAGGGGGTCAGGATGATTTTTACATGCCAGAAGTTATAtccccttccccccaaaG AGTCATGCCTGAGGTCCCGGAGACTATGCAGGACAATATTGCCCACCTCGAGCATGAAGCTCGAAGCCCCCACCGTAGTCAATATGCTCCTGTACAATATGATCGGTCTCATTTTCCCGAGAGAACTTCTTCTGCCGCTGTAGTCCAGGGACAGCCCATCACTGCCGGCTACGAGGACACTGCCCACTACGAACAAGCCGCCGTTTACGATACCATGGAATCTCCTAATTTCTCGGCGTTCCCTGTCCTACGCAACCCCCCTCCAAATGTGCCCCCCACCGATGAGCAGAGAGAAGCGAGCTTGGAGAGGGCTCGAATGGCAGTACTTTCCTCCAATGACCCCGAAATGCAATTGGCTTGGGCTCAGGACGCCCTAGCTTACGTCGAGGTCGCCGTGCAGAATGAGGCTCGTCTGTCCCTAATCCAACCCCCGCGTCCCCAAACTCCGCAAGTGGAGCATCAGTTGAAGGTTGATGCGATGAACATCGTTAATTTCTTGGCCGATCAGCATCACCCCAAAGCTGAATTCATCAAGGGCATGTGGTTGGAATTCGGAAAATTTGGATACCGTGTTGATAAAAAGGAAGCATTCAGAGCTTACTCGAGAGCCGCAGAGAAAGGCTATGCCAGGGCTGAGTATCGCATGGGGATGCAGTTCGAGAGTTCTGGTGAGCCCGAAAAAGCCATCCGACATTACGAGAAAGGCGTTGCTCTTGCCgattctgcttctttttAC CGTttggggatgatgatcttgcttGGCCAGCATGGGCAGCGACAAGATTATCAAACGGGCCTTGATTATATCCAGCTAGCTGCGCAATCCTGCGACGAGAATGCGCCGCAGGGTGCCTAC GTTTATGGCATGCTTCTAGCACGGGAGCTGCCCCAAGTGAGCGTCCCGGAGAATTACCTTCCCCTAGATGTCAACGCCGCTCGCGTAAATATCGAGAAAGCTGCATACCATGGATTCGCTAAGGCCCAAGTCAAGATGGGCGCCGCATATGAACTGTGTCAACTAGGTTGCGATTTTAACCCGGCGTTATCTTTGCATTACAACGCATTGGCTGCCCGACAAGGAGAGCCAGAAGCGGAAATGGCCATCAGTAAATGGTTCCTTTGTGGGCATGAGGGtgtcttcgagaagaacgaCGAGTTGGCATTCACATACGCTCAGCGTGCAGCTCAGAGCGGCTTCCCAACTGCGGAATTCGCTCTGGGATACTTTTACGAAGTCGGTATCTTCGTCCAGGTTGATATTAAGGAAGCCAGAAGCTGGTATGCCAAGGCTGCGGCAAATGGAAACAAAGACGCTACTAGTCGAATCGACAGTATCTCACGTTCGAAGACGTTGTCCCGAAGGGATCATGAGCAGGTTGCCATCGCTCGGATCAAGTCACGCTACGGCTCTCACCAGCGGAATGAATCCATGCAATCAGCTTCGGAGAATCTTGAAATGCCCGATCCTTCCCGGATGAGTCTTTCAGATAATACCCCGCCAAGTGCTCCGTACCCCGACCGGCCACCTTCCAGGGCTCGGCCAGTGTACCCGCCAGGCTACTCGGTGCCTGACCCACGGCCAAGTTCAGCATTTGGCATCAACCCTAACATTCGCACCAGCGCTCCTAACTATAACCGTGCGGCATCTTATGGACCTGGGCCAATGGGGTATCGCTCTCCTGCCCCTGTCACACCCACCACCAGCGGTCCAGCAAGCCCCACGTCAGCAACACCCAAGCTAGATATTGGCTACTCCGCGCCGATTGAATCTCCGAACTCAAGACGCCCCCAACGCCTTGACAGTACACCGCCTGATCGGCGGCCTGTGAGGACGCCTGTTTCTGCTCAAGGCGGCCCTGTAGGCTCCCCGAAGCCAGTGACCTCTCCGTCTTCTGCAACATTTCCCCAGCGTAGTGAATCCATGCCGCCTCCAAGTGCACCTTTGGCATCCTCGACAACGCCAAAACCATCATCCGCGTCAGCCTCGGTCAGCCAGAAGCCTGCAGCACAGCCAGCCAAGTCTCAAGGCGGCCTACCGGGCAAAGGCCCAAAGACATTTGAGGAGATGGGAGTTCCGACTGCACAAAAGGACAACGACTGC CTGTCAACGACGGGCCTACTTTG